TGACGAAGAGTTCGGCTATCTCGACTTTGAGCCGGTGATCTTTCCCTGGTATGACAACGACACCGAAGACAAAGCGCTGCAACTCACGCGCGGCAAGCTCGCTTCGGACGTGCCTTTTCCTGGCAGCTTTCCTGCGCATATCGCTCCGCTCCGGGCTGGATTGCAGGAGACGGAGATTGCCCGCTTTCGCTGGCTAGGCGCGCAGACCGCCGATGCGGTGACCGCGGTTTTGCAGCAGCTTGAGCCGGGACTGACCGAGTATGCGATGGAGGGTCAAGTGGCCGCCGCGCTGCTTAGCCGGGGGATTCTGCCGTCGGTCTACCTGATGGCCGTGGATGAACGAATCTACAAGTACAAACATGCGGTTGCGCGTGGCAAGCATCTGGAGAAGTACGCCATGCTCAATCTTTGCGCGCGCAAATGGGGACTGACTGTTTCTATCACCCGTTTTGCGCACTTCGGGGCACTCCCGGCAGAGCTGGCGGACCGCTTCCACGCCTCGGCGCAGGTCAATGCGGCGCTGCTCGACGCCAGCCGCGTTGGAGCCACCTCGGCGGAGCTGTTTCGCGTGGCGGCGGATGCTTATGCCCGCGAAGGCTTCGCCGGAGATGAGCAGTTGCATCACCAGGGCGGCGCGACGGGCTATGGGGAGCGCGAGTGGATCGCCACCCCCGATGGCCGGGAGACGGTGGTCAATCATCAGGCGTTTGCGTGGAATCCCAGCATTCGCGGCGGCAAGGTTGAAGACACGGTGCTGCTGCGCGACGGGCAGATTGAGTTGCTGACGCCTACGCCGGAGCTGCCGGCACTGGAGTCGAGCGCGAATGGGAACAGTTATCCGGCTACCGGGGTGTTGATACTCTAAGTGGCTTTGGAGATTTTGGAGACGCTGTAGCCTAAGCCCTTGCAGACTTTGGCAGCAGCGTCAGCCTTGCTGTGAGCACGACCAGCGCCGTCCAGAGCACGTCTGCGCCCAGCAGGTGAATTACCTGCATCCAGACCGGCGCAAGCAGCCAGACGTCGAGCGCTCCAAGCAGATACTGCACGGCAAGCAGAGCGACAACCAATGCGGAAAGACTGCGGTTGTCCCATGGCCCGCCACGGCGGGAGGCGCGAATCAGCACCCAGATGAGAAAGATGCTGGCCATGATTGCCACCGTGGGATGCGTCCAGCGCCAGCGTAGCAGCCAACTGCTTTCGGCAGAAAAATCCTGTTGGAGCGAGTTACCGAAGGAGGTCGCGGGGAACAAGGTGTCGCCGAGCGCGGCCATCGATCCGGTGACACCGACGATCATCACCGAGATCATGCCGACCGTAGTCCCGATGGGATGGTTAATGCGAACGTCGCGCCAGCGAAGGCCGGTTTTACGCGCGAGAAAATGGGCGGCCATGGCGAGGGCAGCGACCAACAGTAGAGTATTCGAGAGATGCAGCGCCAGCATGGGAGCGCGAAGCGGGGACTGGCTTTGTGCCGTGAGTCCAAGCTTCACAAGCAGCGCGCCGAGCAAACCCTCCGTCAACGTAAAGAAGACCGCAGCTCCTGCGGCCCACCGCGCCAGATGGCCTGAGATCGTCTTGCGCCAGGTCCAGGCGAGCAGGCCGAGGACAAAGATCAGGTCCAGAGCGGCAGTCACGCGGTGGGTGAATTCGATCATGGTTTGGATGGTGGGAGACTGCTGCAAAACAGTGCCGTTGCAAAGCGGCCAGTGATCGCCGCAACCCGCGCCTGAGCCGGTGGCGCGGACGATTGTGCCCCACAGGATGGTGGCGACAAAATATGCGAGAACGCCCCAGGCGAAGCGGCGCAGAGCGACCGGAGGCGTCCGGTCAGAGATGCTGATGGCTGCGATGGTCATGGTGCAACGCCTCCTGCGCTTCTCTCCAGTTTAGACGACAAGCGGCCTGGGTTGCTGGAAAGCACTTTCCTCATGTGAGTTCCAAGTGAGTTGAATGAATCGCAAATCGGACCAACGCGATAAGTCCCGTAACTCCTCTTGTCTGCACCTACGACAAGAGTGGTATTTGCGTCCCGGGATTTCCTGCTACTACTAGGTGGGTATTCATTTCCAACTCCCAATCCATTTATGTCGGGCAATCGAAGAGGAGAAACTGGATGTCCATGTTACTTCAGATCACGTGGACGGGCATTCTGAGTCTGTATCTCGTGGAGTGCCGCGCATATTTTCGTGAGCGGAATCTGAGGAGTTGGGAAGGCATCGTTGGCCAGATTCATTTCGAGGCGAACGATCAGCGCCGCGACGATCTATCCTTCTGGGCTGAGTTCCTCGCCACGACGGAGGATCAGATGCACGAGCATTCGCGCAATTTCGGGCGCCTCTGGAGCCTGTTTCGAGACGCTCGCATCGTGCTCGAAATGACTGACTATGCGGAGCGCAACAACAATTTGGGGCCCGCGGCTGTTGAGCCTGCGGAGATTGCATCGCTACGGGAGGATGCCATGCGCGTTCGCATTTCCACGGTCAGGACGCTTGCCGGATCGGTCTTACCCAGGTCACGCCACTAAGTCGCAAGTAACTGAGCGGTGGCTTCCGAGTCAACTGGAAAGACTTATTTAGACAATTTCGGTTGAGAGCGCGTTTCACTCTGACTTATTGCTGCGTCTCCAGCTGTTCTTTCAAGAGCCGGCAGACGTGATTGACGATCATCAGATCTTCTGCCGGAGGGATTACCAGCACGGTCGCCGATGAACCGCTGGCGGAGATTTTGGCTTCTCCGCGAGCCTGGTTCAACGTCGGATCGAGCAGAATGCCAAGCGGTTCAAGTCCCGCACATATCTCGGCCCGTGTGGCGGAATCATTCTCGCCGATGCCACCAGTGAAAACGAGCATATCTAGGCCACCGAGAACGGCGACGTAGCTGCCGATGAACTTGCGAATGCTGTAGGTGAACTCATCGACTGCAAGACGGGCATCGGCGTTGCCCTCGGCGATAGCCCGGCGCAGTGAACGCATATCGTTTGTAAGTTTGCTTACGCCGAGCAGGCCCGATTGCTTGTTAACGATCTTTTCCAACTGATTCGCGGCGTCGACGGTGCTTGTAGCCCTACCGGCAAGGTCGCGCAGAATGTAGAGGAGGACGCCGGGATCGATGTCGCCTGTGCGGGAGCCGGAGATGATTCCGCCGGTGGGCGTGAGCCCCATGGAGGTATCAATGCTCTGCCCATCGAGAATGGCGGAGATCGAAGCGCCGTTGCCGAGATGCGCGACGATCAGGCGTGCGGGGACATATGGTTGTAAGTGGGCCACGATGGACTCACACGATAGTCCGTGCGCGCCAAAGCGGCGAATGCCCATCGCGCTGTATGCCTCCGGAATCGGCAACTGGCGCGCGACTGGCCGCAGATTGCGATGAAAATAGCTGTCGAGACAGACGAAGTTGGGGACATCGGGAAATTCGCGCAGGACCTGCCGCATGATGTAGATTGCGACCGGCGTATGCAGCGGCGCAAAGGCTGTGTACCGCTCCATTTCGTCAATCAGTTCCGGAGTGAGGCGTTGATTTTCAGTGACTGTCGGGCCGCCGCAGACCATGCGATGCCCGATCGCTGCCGGAGGCGGGAACGGCGGTTGCTTGAGCGCCTTCGCTATGAGCGCAAAGCCAGCATCCAGGTCAGGCACGACCGGCGCTTCATCCACCAGCTTTGTGCCGTTGGCATCCTGAGCGTACGACTTGATCCAGAACTTGCCGCGATTCTCTCGCGCGTTTGCTCCGATATCTTCAACTTCGCCTTCGAAGAGCTTCCGGCGCTCGCTTCCTGCTG
This sequence is a window from Acidicapsa acidisoli. Protein-coding genes within it:
- a CDS encoding M24 family metallopeptidase; the protein is MSTRIRRSLVVNDATLVTEEAWNAELEAKHNQVVEWLRAERLDGLLLRRNENIAWLTGGAVELRVLTPSETGVGALLVTDEGARYYFTTANEAPRLHDEEFGYLDFEPVIFPWYDNDTEDKALQLTRGKLASDVPFPGSFPAHIAPLRAGLQETEIARFRWLGAQTADAVTAVLQQLEPGLTEYAMEGQVAAALLSRGILPSVYLMAVDERIYKYKHAVARGKHLEKYAMLNLCARKWGLTVSITRFAHFGALPAELADRFHASAQVNAALLDASRVGATSAELFRVAADAYAREGFAGDEQLHHQGGATGYGEREWIATPDGRETVVNHQAFAWNPSIRGGKVEDTVLLRDGQIELLTPTPELPALESSANGNSYPATGVLIL
- a CDS encoding COX15/CtaA family protein, with translation MTIAAISISDRTPPVALRRFAWGVLAYFVATILWGTIVRATGSGAGCGDHWPLCNGTVLQQSPTIQTMIEFTHRVTAALDLIFVLGLLAWTWRKTISGHLARWAAGAAVFFTLTEGLLGALLVKLGLTAQSQSPLRAPMLALHLSNTLLLVAALAMAAHFLARKTGLRWRDVRINHPIGTTVGMISVMIVGVTGSMAALGDTLFPATSFGNSLQQDFSAESSWLLRWRWTHPTVAIMASIFLIWVLIRASRRGGPWDNRSLSALVVALLAVQYLLGALDVWLLAPVWMQVIHLLGADVLWTALVVLTARLTLLPKSARA
- a CDS encoding acetate/propionate family kinase — its product is MATLPVLVLNSGSSSIKFSVYEAAGSERRKLFEGEVEDIGANARENRGKFWIKSYAQDANGTKLVDEAPVVPDLDAGFALIAKALKQPPFPPPAAIGHRMVCGGPTVTENQRLTPELIDEMERYTAFAPLHTPVAIYIMRQVLREFPDVPNFVCLDSYFHRNLRPVARQLPIPEAYSAMGIRRFGAHGLSCESIVAHLQPYVPARLIVAHLGNGASISAILDGQSIDTSMGLTPTGGIISGSRTGDIDPGVLLYILRDLAGRATSTVDAANQLEKIVNKQSGLLGVSKLTNDMRSLRRAIAEGNADARLAVDEFTYSIRKFIGSYVAVLGGLDMLVFTGGIGENDSATRAEICAGLEPLGILLDPTLNQARGEAKISASGSSATVLVIPPAEDLMIVNHVCRLLKEQLETQQ